The following are from one region of the Arthrobacter sp. TMP15 genome:
- a CDS encoding universal stress protein — MSSPEENLQGASPTEVPSPTGIVVGIDGSEQSNCALIWAAREAKARNLPLHLVTAYTVPIFAASGLDGGYATVDDDVIRQGAEAVLREAAAKIAHLDIQIDARVENGDAAGVLLELSETAELLVFGSRGRGGFLGRLLGNVSTALPAHAKCPTVTVPLSCAPRLGEGPEGEKADSKVEKVITAGVDGSDQARYAVLLAAEAAERAGSTLRIICAVQPYTGSLAWMPAPVDREALFVEIQGQLDAGEKWLRNHFPKLPIEVVLLEGSAVDALVTASATSELVVMGTRGRGGFAGMLLGSTTDGVRHHAKGPIMVVRDNEDPRLGDRSAFGPLLQA, encoded by the coding sequence ATGAGTAGCCCAGAAGAAAACCTGCAGGGCGCATCGCCTACGGAGGTTCCCAGTCCCACAGGAATCGTTGTTGGTATTGATGGGTCCGAACAAAGCAATTGTGCCCTGATATGGGCCGCCCGGGAAGCCAAGGCACGGAATCTTCCGTTGCATCTGGTCACCGCCTACACAGTGCCTATTTTCGCTGCCTCAGGGCTCGACGGTGGATATGCCACAGTGGACGACGACGTTATCCGCCAAGGCGCCGAAGCTGTCCTTCGTGAGGCGGCCGCGAAGATTGCCCACCTGGACATTCAGATCGACGCACGCGTTGAAAACGGTGACGCCGCAGGGGTGCTGCTTGAGTTAAGCGAAACTGCGGAGTTACTGGTCTTTGGTTCACGTGGCCGCGGCGGCTTTCTCGGGCGGCTTCTTGGCAACGTCAGCACAGCGCTTCCGGCGCACGCCAAATGCCCCACTGTGACAGTGCCCCTGAGTTGTGCGCCACGCCTTGGGGAGGGCCCTGAGGGTGAAAAAGCCGATTCGAAGGTTGAGAAGGTCATCACGGCCGGCGTTGATGGTTCAGATCAGGCGCGCTACGCCGTCCTGCTTGCCGCCGAGGCGGCCGAACGGGCTGGCAGCACACTGCGTATTATTTGCGCAGTCCAGCCGTACACCGGCTCACTTGCGTGGATGCCGGCACCTGTGGATCGGGAAGCCCTGTTCGTAGAAATTCAGGGCCAGCTGGATGCTGGCGAGAAATGGCTTCGCAACCACTTCCCGAAACTTCCCATTGAGGTTGTGCTGCTCGAGGGATCGGCAGTTGACGCACTGGTCACTGCCTCGGCAACGTCGGAATTAGTCGTGATGGGTACTCGCGGGCGGGGCGGGTTCGCCGGCATGCTCCTTGGCTCAACCACGGATGGAGTCCGGCACCATGCCAAGGGCCCCATCATGGTTGTTCGCGACAATGAAGACCCGCGTCTGGGCGACCGTTCAGCATTTGGTCCACTCTTGCAGGCCTGA
- a CDS encoding amino acid deaminase/aldolase: MLELLVPFLARGRAGEGAPATIWADADAACRGLSAPMAVLDIQALSFNAGSLLRRAAGKPIRLASKSIRSKEVLRALLKQPGFAGILGFTLPEALWLATDPSNVFTDIVVAYPTADTQALQALAADPLACERVTLMVDSTEQLEWMNATLAGQFQSAPIRLCLDLDASWRPTVRGRTVGHIGVYRSPLRTGADAIALALAIGGYRHGSAPRFRLAGIMAYEAQVAGLQDKPRSSNKVADAAKAAVLQQMQRASMTEITQRRANVVAAVRNVAELEFVNGGGTGSIELTSADDSVTELAAGSGFFGPALFDGYSRFMPAHAVGFAAPVVRRPGPEIVTVLGGGWIASGPTGPDRSPVPVYPPGLSTIGTEGAGEVQTPLRGSAAAQLCIGDNVWFRHAKSGEVCEHVDALELLDGGQRVGSARTYRGEGKAFV; encoded by the coding sequence ATGCTGGAGTTACTTGTTCCGTTCCTTGCCCGTGGGCGCGCCGGCGAGGGCGCCCCTGCAACTATCTGGGCTGACGCAGATGCTGCATGCAGGGGATTATCCGCTCCGATGGCGGTTTTGGATATCCAAGCTCTGTCCTTCAATGCCGGGTCATTGCTGCGCCGGGCGGCCGGGAAGCCCATCCGTCTGGCTAGTAAATCGATCCGTAGCAAAGAAGTGCTCCGAGCCCTATTGAAACAGCCCGGATTTGCAGGAATTTTAGGATTTACTTTGCCCGAAGCCTTATGGCTTGCAACTGATCCCTCAAACGTTTTCACTGACATTGTTGTTGCGTATCCCACGGCTGATACCCAAGCCCTGCAAGCATTGGCCGCTGATCCTCTCGCCTGCGAGCGCGTGACGCTCATGGTTGACTCCACCGAACAACTGGAGTGGATGAATGCCACGTTGGCAGGACAGTTCCAAAGCGCCCCCATCCGGCTCTGCCTGGACTTGGACGCATCCTGGCGGCCCACGGTTCGGGGCCGGACCGTAGGACACATTGGTGTGTACCGTTCACCCTTGCGCACAGGTGCCGACGCCATCGCGCTGGCCCTGGCGATTGGTGGCTACCGTCACGGTTCCGCGCCACGCTTCAGACTTGCCGGCATCATGGCCTACGAGGCCCAAGTTGCGGGTTTGCAGGACAAACCACGTTCAAGCAACAAGGTGGCAGACGCAGCCAAAGCCGCTGTTCTGCAGCAAATGCAGCGCGCCTCCATGACTGAAATAACCCAGCGACGTGCCAACGTCGTGGCAGCTGTGCGCAACGTTGCCGAATTAGAATTCGTCAATGGCGGAGGTACCGGCAGCATCGAGCTAACAAGTGCCGATGACTCTGTGACGGAACTTGCCGCGGGGTCAGGCTTTTTTGGTCCGGCCCTCTTTGACGGTTATTCACGCTTCATGCCAGCCCATGCCGTTGGCTTCGCCGCCCCTGTGGTGCGCCGGCCCGGACCTGAAATTGTCACAGTGCTTGGCGGAGGGTGGATTGCCTCGGGGCCCACCGGCCCGGATAGGTCCCCCGTGCCGGTGTATCCGCCCGGACTCTCAACCATCGGCACAGAAGGCGCCGGTGAGGTGCAAACCCCACTGCGCGGTTCTGCCGCCGCGCAGCTGTGTATTGGCGATAATGTTTGGTTCAGGCACGCCAAGTCCGGGGAGGTTTGTGAACATGTGGATGCCTTGGAACTGCTCGACGGCGGCCAACGAGTGGGTTCAGCACGTACCTACCGTGGCGAAGGGAAGGCTTTTGTATGA